One genomic window of Paenibacillus xylanilyticus includes the following:
- a CDS encoding bifunctional metallophosphatase/5'-nucleotidase, protein MSWKKVLGKSTIRVATTALLLSQLFGAVGPVSAAGTDVEVHLIGINDLHGQLDTTSMVGDKKAGTAPILATYLKEAQAKYENSLLFHNGDSVGASAPVSSLDRDEPTMEWMNMMGFDVGSLGNHEFDQGIAALKAQIFGGLDPKEGKVTHAGAKFDYVNANVIETATGKTLIKPYVIKEVGGVKIGFIGLVTKSTPAKVSPSGTAGVRFLSAEEEVEAVNKYSKELQDQGVETIIVLAHDPATTKEGVTTGEAADLAKALPADSPVDVIVAGDNHALANGEVNGKLIVQAYSYGTAFEDIKLMIDPTTGDVTEKSATVTTTFQEGVKEDPESLAIIKKSLDKHPELTKPVGTTDGSITRTDAYNNEAPLGNLIADAMRQADFGDNASEADFAFMNPGGIRADLPEGDVTFADLAKIQPFGNTLVKLELTGEQIQTLLEQQWGTNADGTPNTKTLQISGLKYTADFNKPVEERVTSLSLEDGTAIDPAKTYTAVVNNFMAAGGDNYKVLVDAKSSLAGPIDLDVFYQYIVDAYKGGAIQAKTEGRITNIAAPAEQPETPVTIEFISRAEFVSALVDMLKLNEVATAPAFKDVAADAAYADAIAEAAHAGFIQGFGGNFNPDRNITREEAATILAKLLKNPALDKEATAIIAGYKDGKSVSAYAVKSLAQLIEQGILEAAENNSLEPKQGLSNNDAKALIQKAVAAKAS, encoded by the coding sequence ATGTCATGGAAAAAAGTTTTGGGGAAAAGCACCATTCGTGTGGCAACGACTGCACTATTACTTTCTCAACTATTCGGTGCGGTAGGTCCTGTCTCTGCTGCAGGCACAGATGTAGAAGTACACTTGATCGGAATTAATGACCTGCATGGTCAGCTCGATACCACATCAATGGTTGGTGATAAAAAGGCAGGAACAGCTCCAATTCTAGCTACATATCTGAAAGAAGCTCAAGCCAAATATGAAAACTCCCTACTCTTCCATAATGGAGACTCTGTTGGTGCATCAGCGCCAGTTTCTTCTTTGGATCGTGATGAGCCTACGATGGAATGGATGAACATGATGGGCTTCGATGTAGGTTCTCTTGGCAACCATGAGTTCGACCAAGGGATTGCTGCATTAAAAGCACAAATCTTTGGTGGCCTTGATCCAAAAGAAGGCAAAGTGACTCATGCTGGAGCAAAATTTGATTATGTAAATGCAAATGTCATCGAGACTGCCACGGGCAAAACGTTAATTAAACCATATGTGATTAAAGAAGTAGGCGGCGTCAAAATCGGATTTATCGGATTGGTGACGAAATCTACACCGGCTAAAGTTTCCCCATCGGGTACAGCAGGCGTGCGTTTCTTAAGTGCTGAAGAAGAAGTGGAAGCGGTTAATAAATATTCTAAAGAATTGCAAGATCAAGGTGTTGAAACGATCATCGTTCTGGCGCATGACCCAGCAACAACCAAAGAAGGCGTAACTACTGGAGAAGCAGCTGATTTGGCAAAAGCTCTGCCAGCAGACTCTCCTGTTGACGTCATCGTTGCAGGTGACAATCACGCTTTGGCTAACGGTGAAGTGAATGGAAAATTGATTGTTCAAGCGTATTCTTATGGTACAGCATTTGAAGATATTAAGTTGATGATCGACCCGACGACTGGGGATGTAACTGAAAAATCAGCTACAGTGACAACAACTTTCCAAGAGGGTGTAAAAGAAGACCCTGAATCTTTGGCAATTATAAAAAAATCATTGGACAAGCATCCTGAGCTAACCAAGCCAGTGGGTACAACAGATGGTTCTATCACTCGCACAGATGCCTACAATAACGAAGCACCTCTGGGGAACCTCATTGCGGATGCAATGCGTCAAGCCGACTTCGGGGATAACGCAAGCGAAGCTGACTTTGCATTTATGAACCCAGGTGGTATTCGTGCAGATCTGCCAGAAGGCGATGTGACTTTTGCTGATCTTGCTAAAATCCAACCGTTTGGCAATACTCTAGTAAAACTGGAGCTGACAGGTGAGCAAATTCAAACCTTGTTGGAACAACAATGGGGAACCAATGCGGATGGTACGCCAAACACCAAAACACTACAAATCTCTGGTTTAAAATATACAGCAGATTTCAATAAGCCAGTTGAGGAACGTGTAACTAGTCTTAGCCTTGAAGATGGTACTGCTATTGATCCTGCCAAAACATATACAGCTGTAGTGAACAACTTTATGGCAGCAGGTGGAGATAACTATAAAGTACTGGTGGATGCTAAATCATCCCTGGCCGGTCCTATCGATCTGGATGTATTCTATCAATATATTGTAGATGCATATAAAGGCGGCGCGATTCAAGCGAAAACAGAAGGACGCATTACGAACATCGCTGCACCTGCAGAGCAACCAGAAACACCGGTAACAATAGAATTCATTTCACGTGCTGAATTTGTAAGTGCGCTAGTAGACATGTTGAAACTAAACGAAGTTGCTACAGCACCTGCATTCAAGGATGTGGCTGCTGACGCGGCATATGCAGATGCCATCGCTGAAGCTGCTCACGCTGGATTCATTCAAGGCTTTGGCGGCAACTTCAATCCTGACCGTAATATTACTCGTGAAGAAGCAGCTACTATTCTTGCTAAATTGTTGAAAAATCCAGCCTTGGATAAAGAGGCTACTGCCATTATTGCTGGTTACAAAGATGGTAAATCCGTATCTGCCTATGCAGTTAAATCCTTGGCACAATTGATTGAGCAAGGTATTCTTGAAGCGGCAGAGAACAATTCACTCGAGCCAAAACAAGGCCTCTCCAATAACGATGCCAAAGCTCTCATTCAAAAAGCAGTGGCAGCAAAAGCTTCATAA
- a CDS encoding NADPH-dependent FMN reductase, which translates to MKVAAIVGSIRKDSYNLKLARYIQNRYQHLFQLDMLNIRDLPF; encoded by the coding sequence ATGAAGGTAGCTGCAATTGTCGGGAGCATTCGTAAAGATTCGTACAACTTGAAGTTAGCCCGTTATATTCAGAACCGTTATCAGCATCTATTCCAGTTGGATATGTTGAACATTCGGGATCTCCCTTTTTAG
- a CDS encoding Dabb family protein — protein MFEHIVLLKFKPGVYAEVKEDALKRAYDFKGKIPGVVDLSAGINITEEIEHAQGFTLGIRVTFEDQLACRDYIQHPLHQQLLQSIGAFIEGIVVMDYSFS, from the coding sequence GTGTTTGAGCATATCGTGCTATTGAAGTTTAAGCCCGGTGTTTATGCTGAAGTGAAGGAAGATGCATTGAAGCGCGCGTATGACTTTAAAGGAAAAATTCCGGGGGTCGTTGATCTTAGCGCCGGGATTAACATAACCGAGGAGATCGAGCACGCGCAGGGTTTTACGCTGGGGATCCGAGTTACCTTTGAGGACCAGCTGGCTTGCCGGGATTATATTCAGCACCCCCTGCATCAACAATTATTGCAATCTATCGGCGCATTCATCGAAGGGATCGTCGTTATGGATTACTCATTTTCCTAA
- the rlmH gene encoding 23S rRNA (pseudouridine(1915)-N(3))-methyltransferase RlmH yields MFIQIIGVGKLKEKYLTLGIQEYAKRLAPYIKFQMIEVADEKAPDTLSEAEVRAVKEREGERILAHVKSEAHVVALALDGQLWSSEELAAEIDKLGTYGTSHVVFVIGGSHGLSDEVLRRAKQRLSFGRMTLPHQLMRLVLVEQIYRAVKINRNEPYHK; encoded by the coding sequence ATGTTCATTCAGATTATTGGCGTAGGCAAATTAAAGGAAAAATATCTGACGCTTGGCATTCAGGAATATGCCAAGCGTCTTGCCCCGTACATCAAGTTTCAGATGATCGAGGTCGCAGACGAGAAGGCGCCCGACACCCTAAGCGAAGCTGAGGTGCGGGCCGTGAAGGAGCGCGAAGGTGAACGCATCCTCGCGCATGTGAAGAGCGAGGCGCATGTCGTTGCGCTCGCATTGGACGGCCAGCTCTGGAGTTCCGAGGAGCTGGCAGCAGAGATCGACAAGCTCGGCACGTATGGGACGAGCCATGTCGTGTTTGTCATCGGAGGAAGCCACGGGCTCTCCGATGAGGTGCTGCGCCGCGCGAAGCAGCGACTGAGCTTCGGGCGCATGACCCTGCCGCATCAGTTGATGCGGCTGGTGCTGGTGGAGCAGATTTATCGCGCGGTGAAGATCAATCGGAATGAACCGTACCATAAGTAG
- a CDS encoding DUF2306 domain-containing protein — protein MENKMIRALVLILAFSIAGYAIVQYGVLKASDAGLVSFKLQKPNFELKPWIYVLYIHIFTAIFALIIGPFQLFMKPTNARKRWHRLLGYGYVLSITVSGIVSVYLSVFATGGWIAGLGFMSLDVLWVVTTLTATRKIMAKDIQAHKAWMLRSYALTFAAVTLRIWLAPLALLFGDFEAAFRVVAWICWIPNLLVIEAVISRMRLRHRQ, from the coding sequence ATGGAAAATAAGATGATTCGGGCACTCGTTCTCATTCTAGCATTTTCGATTGCCGGATACGCAATTGTTCAGTATGGCGTGCTTAAAGCTAGTGATGCCGGACTTGTCTCTTTCAAATTGCAAAAGCCGAATTTTGAACTCAAACCATGGATATATGTACTATACATTCATATTTTTACTGCTATATTTGCCTTGATCATAGGACCCTTTCAACTATTTATGAAGCCAACAAATGCTAGGAAACGTTGGCATCGCCTATTGGGGTATGGATATGTTCTTTCGATTACAGTTAGTGGGATCGTGAGTGTGTATTTATCCGTTTTTGCCACAGGAGGTTGGATTGCCGGGCTTGGGTTCATGTCGCTCGATGTATTGTGGGTTGTGACTACGCTTACTGCTACGAGAAAAATTATGGCCAAAGACATCCAAGCTCATAAAGCATGGATGCTTCGCAGTTATGCGCTTACTTTTGCAGCTGTCACGCTTCGAATCTGGTTAGCGCCGCTGGCTCTTCTGTTTGGCGATTTCGAGGCGGCGTTTCGGGTTGTCGCTTGGATTTGTTGGATTCCTAATCTGCTCGTCATTGAAGCCGTGATTTCCAGAATGAGGTTGCGGCATCGGCAATGA
- a CDS encoding CxxH/CxxC protein, translating into MYVVCKEHVDIAIDMFVDEYEDAPDIVDLKETEFADWDPPAKCAECEQKAEFLVV; encoded by the coding sequence ATGTACGTTGTATGCAAAGAACACGTGGACATTGCCATCGACATGTTTGTCGATGAGTATGAGGACGCTCCGGATATTGTTGATCTGAAGGAGACGGAATTTGCCGATTGGGACCCGCCTGCGAAGTGCGCCGAGTGCGAACAAAAGGCCGAGTTTCTCGTCGTCTAG
- a CDS encoding YheC/YheD family protein, with product MEKAVIPIVMKRDKWTQYRILRKGPSLAKRLPKTRLLRKNNLTKMLNQYQSVVVKPRNGRYGRDILFIHRKGTKSIRIQHEDHVTTMKDTNQLLQLFHNKDKDHGYVVQRRLQLAQIQDRPFDIRIMVQRKKNPSSPWNVTGSYAKVAEQGYCVTNVTSRTIPVLKALKLAHIGDRSLLVKAERIALLAAKRLGEHYPKLRQVGFDIGIDRKRRIWIIEGNYRPDLRPFRHVQDSSMYHRIIWYKEH from the coding sequence ATGGAAAAGGCTGTGATTCCGATTGTAATGAAAAGAGACAAATGGACTCAGTATCGCATACTCCGTAAGGGCCCTTCTCTTGCCAAACGACTGCCTAAGACGCGGCTGCTTCGAAAGAACAATTTAACGAAGATGCTGAACCAATATCAAAGCGTCGTTGTGAAGCCTCGCAACGGACGTTACGGAAGAGATATCCTGTTCATTCATCGAAAAGGTACAAAATCCATACGTATTCAACATGAGGACCATGTTACTACCATGAAAGACACGAATCAGTTACTTCAATTGTTTCATAACAAAGACAAGGATCATGGATATGTCGTCCAAAGACGTTTGCAGCTTGCCCAGATTCAAGATCGACCCTTCGATATCCGCATTATGGTTCAACGCAAAAAAAATCCTTCATCCCCCTGGAACGTGACAGGTTCATACGCAAAAGTTGCAGAGCAAGGATACTGTGTCACGAATGTGACCAGCCGCACCATCCCCGTGCTAAAAGCATTAAAATTAGCTCATATTGGAGACCGAAGCTTACTTGTTAAGGCGGAACGAATTGCCCTGCTGGCTGCCAAACGACTGGGAGAGCACTACCCCAAGCTTAGACAGGTGGGTTTCGATATAGGCATCGACAGGAAGCGTCGGATTTGGATCATTGAAGGTAATTATAGACCAGACCTGCGCCCTTTCCGGCATGTACAAGATTCCTCGATGTATCACAGAATAATATGGTATAAGGAGCATTGA
- a CDS encoding SDR family oxidoreductase, translating into MRVLVTGATGFIGGAVVRELLDAGHQVVGLARTEKAGKRLTAFGAQVQIGSIEDVAGLRKVAAAVDGVIHLAFFHKFSHAGLPTRLKVLFGGNPRHVVMRFMKAAIETDRRAIETLGTALPAGDRAFVVAMPTMTLTPGRLGTEDSAGDPQSQGGLRIISEHTTLDLANRGVRSSIVRLPPIVHGEGDKTGLFPNLVNIAHKKGFSAYTSSGTNRWPSVHLLDAARLFRLALEQAPAGSRFHAVSEEGVPFQEIATALGLHLNLPVQGIGVEEAGKHFGWLAPFTKTDNPASSALTQERLGWNPVHPSLLDDIRKGYYF; encoded by the coding sequence ATGCGTGTATTGGTTACAGGGGCGACAGGCTTCATCGGAGGGGCGGTCGTTCGCGAACTTCTGGATGCCGGTCACCAAGTGGTTGGTCTTGCCCGTACTGAAAAAGCCGGTAAACGGCTTACGGCATTCGGTGCCCAGGTTCAAATCGGTTCGATTGAGGATGTAGCAGGCTTGCGCAAAGTGGCTGCTGCAGTAGACGGGGTCATTCATTTGGCCTTCTTCCACAAGTTCTCGCATGCGGGCCTTCCAACTCGGCTTAAGGTTTTATTCGGCGGGAATCCTCGTCATGTGGTAATGCGGTTTATGAAGGCTGCAATTGAGACCGACAGGCGAGCCATCGAGACACTTGGCACCGCCTTACCCGCCGGTGACCGGGCGTTTGTTGTCGCGATGCCTACGATGACGCTTACTCCCGGCCGTCTCGGAACGGAGGACAGCGCTGGGGATCCTCAATCCCAAGGTGGATTACGCATCATTTCTGAACATACCACCTTAGATTTGGCGAATCGGGGGGTACGTTCCTCGATTGTACGCCTCCCACCGATCGTACACGGTGAAGGAGATAAGACGGGCTTGTTTCCAAATCTGGTGAACATCGCTCACAAGAAGGGCTTTTCCGCCTATACAAGCTCCGGAACCAACCGTTGGCCATCCGTGCATCTACTGGATGCGGCGCGTCTGTTTAGACTCGCCTTAGAACAAGCTCCGGCAGGGTCACGTTTTCATGCGGTGAGCGAAGAGGGCGTTCCGTTTCAAGAGATCGCCACGGCTTTGGGCCTCCATCTGAACTTGCCAGTCCAAGGCATTGGAGTTGAAGAAGCAGGTAAACATTTCGGATGGCTTGCGCCCTTCACGAAAACGGATAATCCGGCGTCTAGTGCGTTGACGCAGGAGCGTTTGGGATGGAATCCAGTACATCCTAGCCTTTTAGATGATATTCGGAAGGGGTATTATTTCTAA
- a CDS encoding polysaccharide deacetylase family protein: METYITQVIELLSLGKTADGVHQITVVVTQDDRQATYEMVIDEFTYIGLEVLQPMNGDRIRLSPYAKWDPYRNTLYSSITRSTDVSRDVQYFACSEAYINEIKRIRNFPSVVMEDGGQGDSIEEPAQQRTHLLRQFSVHMPKILVLFLFTAGLLIVLSITSKGNDNSADSFSSPVGVAQAEEKTDAPKSAVDPVSISNTYKSKVTDAAARTEQLVISQVSDRPSTNQAFVEVIDIDEKESFFGLPKGYVALTFDDGPSALTKQFVDILTEQKVAATFLFVGQKVERNRDAVIYASEHGMGIGNHSWDHSLLPKATPQDQSESLSKTNSVIESLTHNTVTLFRPPYGAINNELVSEVKKLNMKTLLWNRDPEDWNAKKPEDIIRYFHQVEAAGGVYVLHENKNTLEALPAILKHLKEKNLKFVIFQ, translated from the coding sequence ATGGAGACATACATTACGCAGGTAATAGAGCTGTTATCGCTTGGGAAGACCGCGGATGGTGTACATCAGATCACGGTCGTTGTGACCCAAGATGATAGGCAAGCTACATACGAAATGGTTATTGATGAGTTTACATATATTGGACTTGAAGTGTTACAGCCCATGAACGGAGACAGGATCAGACTCTCTCCTTATGCCAAGTGGGATCCTTACCGAAATACCTTGTATAGTTCCATAACCAGATCCACAGATGTTTCCCGGGATGTGCAGTATTTTGCGTGCAGTGAAGCATACATAAATGAAATAAAGCGGATCAGGAACTTTCCGTCCGTAGTGATGGAAGATGGAGGGCAGGGAGACAGCATAGAGGAACCCGCTCAGCAGCGGACGCATCTCCTGCGGCAATTCTCTGTACACATGCCTAAGATACTCGTTCTGTTTCTGTTCACTGCCGGCTTGCTGATTGTTCTATCTATCACTTCGAAAGGGAATGACAACTCTGCAGATTCATTTAGCAGTCCAGTCGGAGTGGCACAGGCAGAGGAAAAGACAGATGCTCCAAAATCAGCGGTGGATCCTGTATCTATAAGCAATACATACAAGTCCAAAGTCACCGATGCGGCTGCGAGAACGGAACAATTGGTCATATCTCAAGTATCGGATCGGCCTAGTACCAATCAAGCATTCGTTGAAGTCATCGATATTGATGAAAAGGAGTCCTTCTTTGGTTTACCGAAGGGGTATGTGGCTTTAACCTTTGATGATGGACCTTCAGCGCTTACGAAGCAGTTTGTGGACATTCTGACAGAACAGAAGGTAGCGGCAACATTCTTATTCGTAGGGCAGAAGGTGGAACGCAATCGGGACGCCGTTATCTATGCGAGTGAACATGGAATGGGGATCGGAAATCATTCCTGGGATCACAGTTTGCTTCCGAAAGCTACTCCTCAGGATCAGAGCGAAAGCTTGTCGAAGACAAACAGCGTTATAGAATCACTGACGCATAATACGGTTACATTGTTCCGGCCACCATACGGTGCGATAAACAACGAACTTGTCTCCGAGGTCAAGAAGTTGAATATGAAGACTCTCCTATGGAATCGGGATCCAGAGGACTGGAATGCGAAGAAGCCAGAGGACATCATTCGATACTTTCACCAGGTGGAAGCTGCTGGGGGCGTATATGTGCTGCACGAGAACAAGAACACACTAGAAGCACTGCCCGCTATTCTAAAACACTTAAAAGAAAAGAACTTGAAGTTTGTCATCTTCCAATAA
- a CDS encoding sensor histidine kinase: MKELYSQVNRRTYYISMLTIIVLMVWGLILSTSELKGITIGYGIHFTCVAIISVCLLIYPKYETYVFRTIIIMMGFAYFYTLFFLYPDTWTIYILICLIPSLAILFFDMKLFYFSMFLNGILILLTFVYITLIDQGQVYTYLHYDLVGNLINIIASQVMLFLIFHLSFSRMKKQQLYYEQVQQAERLKMIANLTAAVAHEIRNPVTVVRGFLQLYQQDPTFDVSDKSKFKLMIDELNTVEHITSQFLTLSKPNGDLKPERVDVKDVLHSVTSLLSSYAMLSDNHIDIDVEEDCTILINTIEFKQLLMNLIKNAVEASEAGMSVSVTARRSRHNIEIRIIDQGSGMSEDEVKSLGTPFYSLKSNGTGLGLMICFNIVEKYGGEIHYHSVKGYGTTVTVRFLAVNEK; this comes from the coding sequence ATGAAGGAATTATACAGTCAGGTAAACCGAAGAACATATTACATATCCATGTTAACGATCATAGTGCTTATGGTGTGGGGACTTATCCTATCGACGTCTGAGTTAAAGGGCATTACGATAGGCTATGGTATTCATTTTACGTGTGTAGCAATTATATCGGTGTGTTTGCTGATCTATCCGAAGTATGAGACCTATGTTTTCAGAACGATCATCATTATGATGGGGTTCGCTTATTTCTATACGCTGTTCTTTTTGTACCCGGATACCTGGACCATCTATATTCTGATATGCCTCATTCCTTCTCTTGCGATTTTGTTTTTTGATATGAAATTGTTTTACTTCTCCATGTTTTTAAATGGAATACTGATTCTGTTGACTTTCGTTTACATCACTCTAATTGACCAGGGACAGGTGTATACATACTTACATTATGATCTTGTAGGCAATTTAATCAATATCATAGCCAGCCAAGTGATGCTGTTTCTCATATTTCATTTATCCTTTAGTCGGATGAAAAAGCAGCAGCTCTATTATGAGCAGGTACAACAAGCAGAGCGTTTGAAGATGATCGCTAATTTGACCGCTGCTGTGGCGCATGAAATTAGGAACCCGGTTACTGTTGTTCGAGGTTTTTTGCAGTTATATCAGCAAGATCCCACTTTTGACGTTTCGGACAAGAGCAAGTTTAAATTAATGATCGACGAACTGAATACAGTTGAACACATCACTTCTCAATTCCTAACCCTCTCGAAGCCCAACGGAGATCTGAAACCGGAGAGAGTCGATGTGAAGGATGTCCTTCATAGTGTTACAAGTCTGCTAAGTTCATATGCCATGCTATCGGATAATCATATTGATATAGATGTTGAGGAAGACTGTACGATTCTCATTAATACGATTGAGTTCAAGCAGCTGCTTATGAATTTAATCAAAAATGCAGTGGAAGCGTCGGAGGCGGGCATGTCTGTCTCTGTTACGGCAAGGAGAAGTCGTCATAATATTGAGATAAGAATTATCGATCAAGGAAGCGGAATGTCAGAAGATGAGGTGAAGTCACTAGGCACTCCTTTTTATTCGTTAAAAAGTAATGGGACAGGGCTAGGGTTAATGATTTGCTTTAATATTGTCGAAAAGTATGGTGGAGAAATTCATTATCATAGTGTGAAAGGATATGGAACCACGGTTACTGTTCGCTTCTTAGCTGTAAATGAGAAGTAA
- a CDS encoding helix-turn-helix transcriptional regulator has translation MANRLDRYEELARFLRSRRERLTPREAGLPESGRRRTPGLRRNEVALLADVGLDWYTYLEQGRHINVSAEVLDRIAEGLRLDETERRHLYHLARKQFPLIDTKHPSKVTPELQRFLDSQYLSPSNVMDSRMNIIAWNEAYCALNGDLAMMSDRERNFVWMTFTSPRFRYVKGDQWELHARRIAAHFHAGYARHGDDPWWSEQFEALSQASGEFREFWDSHEVLDAIDAPKTLQCPNLGILNFDLVSFQYSNDSNLTISTHVPQQDGTEEKMQRLLIEYRSRHSDPLESSQ, from the coding sequence ATGGCGAACAGATTGGACCGTTATGAGGAATTAGCTCGTTTTTTGCGTTCACGTCGTGAACGATTGACCCCAAGGGAAGCAGGATTGCCGGAATCCGGACGCAGACGCACACCAGGACTTCGTCGTAACGAGGTGGCTCTACTGGCAGATGTAGGATTGGATTGGTATACCTACTTGGAACAAGGGCGTCATATCAACGTATCTGCCGAGGTTCTTGATCGAATAGCAGAAGGGCTTCGGTTAGACGAAACGGAACGCAGGCATCTATACCATCTCGCCCGTAAGCAATTTCCCTTAATCGATACGAAACACCCCTCTAAGGTAACTCCGGAACTTCAACGTTTTTTGGATAGCCAATATTTGTCCCCTTCAAATGTCATGGATTCGCGAATGAACATCATTGCCTGGAATGAAGCCTACTGCGCATTGAATGGGGACCTCGCGATGATGTCGGATAGGGAACGAAATTTTGTCTGGATGACATTTACTTCTCCACGTTTCCGCTATGTCAAGGGAGACCAATGGGAATTGCATGCGCGACGGATCGCCGCTCATTTCCATGCCGGGTATGCGCGACACGGCGACGACCCTTGGTGGTCCGAGCAGTTCGAGGCGTTGTCCCAAGCTAGCGGGGAGTTTCGGGAATTTTGGGACTCTCATGAGGTTCTCGATGCCATTGATGCTCCCAAGACACTGCAATGTCCGAATCTGGGGATATTGAATTTTGACCTTGTGTCGTTTCAGTATTCGAACGATTCCAATTTGACCATTTCCACCCATGTTCCCCAACAAGACGGCACAGAGGAGAAGATGCAGCGGCTGTTGATCGAATATCGGAGCCGGCATTCAGACCCGCTTGAATCTTCTCAATGA
- a CDS encoding AraC family transcriptional regulator, with translation MNMPIIPLHLRGRKLLVNMANNHKYEDVSVLDEAKSALEGEAARLASLIYTHTSQDGTYASPIHGLYVNRYSQVEAGDDVHTMSSPAICIAAQGKKRISVGKDAYEYSASRMYIAPVALPVAMKIMQASPQEPFLGIGLYLDPQRIASLLPMVFPNGLPEVRNRSACYVIEADLAMMNAAVRLMACLSSPDDAQMLAPLVKDEIYIRLLRSPIGVYVAETVLAESGMQQVAKAIDWLQNNFSQPWKVADLAELVHMSESSFREYFRSATAMSPLQYQKVLRLQEARRLMLSSSIDATTASRLVGYLSDSQFSRDYSRFFGCPPTRDITRWRQDQQHLK, from the coding sequence ATGAACATGCCTATAATCCCGTTACATCTGAGGGGGAGGAAGTTGCTTGTGAACATGGCCAATAACCATAAATATGAGGATGTATCTGTATTAGATGAGGCCAAGTCAGCGCTAGAGGGTGAAGCAGCCCGGTTGGCAAGTTTGATTTACACGCATACTTCGCAGGATGGGACCTATGCTTCACCGATCCATGGTCTGTATGTGAACCGATATTCGCAAGTAGAAGCGGGGGATGATGTTCACACCATGTCCTCGCCGGCAATCTGCATTGCAGCGCAAGGGAAAAAGCGAATTTCCGTAGGCAAGGATGCTTATGAGTATAGTGCGTCGCGAATGTATATTGCCCCCGTTGCCTTGCCTGTTGCGATGAAAATCATGCAGGCCAGCCCCCAAGAACCGTTTCTCGGGATAGGTTTATACCTCGATCCGCAAAGGATTGCTTCGTTGCTGCCGATGGTATTTCCTAATGGTTTGCCGGAGGTTCGCAATCGCAGTGCGTGCTACGTCATCGAAGCAGATTTGGCCATGATGAATGCCGCTGTAAGATTGATGGCTTGTCTGTCCTCTCCCGATGATGCTCAAATGCTGGCTCCGTTGGTGAAAGACGAGATTTATATCCGCCTCCTCCGTAGCCCAATCGGTGTTTATGTTGCCGAGACTGTTCTTGCGGAATCGGGCATGCAGCAGGTTGCAAAAGCAATTGATTGGCTCCAAAATAACTTTTCCCAGCCGTGGAAAGTAGCGGATTTGGCGGAGTTGGTCCATATGAGCGAATCGTCGTTTCGCGAGTATTTCAGATCGGCTACTGCGATGAGCCCTCTGCAATATCAAAAGGTGCTGCGCCTGCAAGAGGCGAGGCGTCTAATGTTATCCAGCTCTATTGACGCAACTACGGCGAGCCGGCTTGTGGGCTATTTGAGCGATTCCCAATTTAGCCGTGATTACAGCCGATTTTTTGGTTGCCCTCCAACTAGAGATATCACAAGGTGGCGTCAGGACCAGCAACATTTGAAGTGA